One window from the genome of Roseomonas haemaphysalidis encodes:
- a CDS encoding ABC transporter substrate-binding protein codes for MMSRRLLLRAGLALPALASTTLLRPRFAQAATREIVDQNGRRVPLPERVTRLVVLQHHSMDVLAQLGATGQVVGVLRDWRQQLGPSFARLAPGFAALPTPGTLTSANVEELLALSPELVILTHYAPPQMVQAIEAAGMPVAQMAFFTGPPSERGKLNPVLENEKQAYTDGLVEAVRLLGEITGRQERAARLVGAALAGRRLVEERTANLPDTGRTSMYMANPDLTTYGSGKYTGVVMGLAGGLNVARAMQGYGKVTMEQVLAWNPEAVIVQDRYAAVAGQIRQDPAWAPVRAVARNRITVTPEYVKPWGHPVPESLALGETWMAKTLHPDLFNDIDLRARAEDFYQRFYGVVYDGA; via the coding sequence ATGATGTCCCGCCGTCTGCTGCTCCGCGCCGGGCTGGCGCTCCCGGCGCTTGCCTCCACGACGCTGCTGCGGCCACGCTTCGCGCAGGCCGCGACGCGCGAGATCGTCGACCAGAACGGCCGCCGTGTGCCGCTGCCGGAGCGCGTGACGCGCCTGGTGGTGCTGCAGCACCACAGCATGGATGTGCTGGCCCAGCTTGGCGCGACCGGGCAAGTGGTGGGGGTGCTGCGGGACTGGCGGCAGCAGCTCGGCCCCAGCTTCGCCCGCTTGGCGCCGGGCTTCGCCGCGTTGCCGACGCCGGGCACGCTGACCAGCGCCAATGTCGAGGAGTTGCTGGCCCTGTCACCAGAATTGGTGATCCTGACCCACTACGCACCACCCCAGATGGTGCAGGCCATCGAGGCTGCGGGCATGCCAGTGGCGCAGATGGCCTTCTTCACCGGCCCGCCCAGCGAGCGCGGCAAGCTGAACCCCGTGCTGGAGAACGAGAAGCAGGCCTATACCGATGGGCTGGTGGAGGCGGTGCGTCTGCTCGGTGAGATCACCGGACGGCAGGAGCGGGCGGCACGGCTGGTCGGGGCCGCCCTGGCGGGGCGGCGCCTGGTGGAGGAGCGCACCGCGAACCTCCCGGATACAGGCCGCACCAGCATGTACATGGCCAACCCCGACCTCACCACCTATGGCAGCGGCAAGTATACTGGCGTCGTCATGGGGCTGGCGGGCGGGCTGAACGTGGCGCGTGCCATGCAGGGCTATGGCAAGGTGACCATGGAACAGGTGCTGGCCTGGAACCCCGAGGCGGTGATCGTCCAGGACCGCTATGCCGCGGTGGCCGGCCAGATCCGCCAGGACCCGGCCTGGGCACCCGTGCGGGCGGTGGCCCGCAACCGCATCACGGTGACGCCTGAATACGTCAAGCCCTGGGGCCATCCCGTGCCGGAAAGCCTGGCGCTGGGGGAAACCTGGATGGCCAAGACCCTGCATCCCGACCTGTTCAACGATATCGACCTGCGGGCCCGCGCCGAGGACTTCTACCAGCGCTTCTACGGCGTGGTTTACGACGGTGCGTGA
- a CDS encoding ABC transporter substrate-binding protein has protein sequence MPAAPGRRALLGAMAAWPLAARAQGTRPVRDAAGRLATLPQRVTRVFAAGPPAALPVWSLAPDLLAGWVRAPRGPERAFLPPEAAALPETGRLTGSAADTASVEAVVAARADMILDYGSVTPSYAALADRLQAQTGIPSLLLDGTLAKIPDTFRLLGEILGREAAAAPLAAAAAHRLNDAREAAAELAARGRPRVYYARGPQGLETGVAGSINTEIIEFCGAENVAATQAGRGGLAQVSAEQVVLWDPDWIITPEAGLAAAMPGHPLWGTLRAVRAGHVAVAPVLPYGWVDSPPSVNRLLGLAWLPVLFGIRPRDRLADQIGALSDMLYHRRPDEAQLAAMLRSAVP, from the coding sequence ATGCCCGCCGCCCCTGGCCGCCGCGCGCTGTTGGGGGCGATGGCCGCTTGGCCCCTGGCCGCTCGGGCCCAGGGCACTCGCCCGGTGCGGGACGCGGCGGGGCGCCTCGCCACCCTGCCGCAGCGGGTGACCCGGGTCTTCGCCGCCGGCCCGCCCGCCGCCCTGCCAGTCTGGAGCTTGGCTCCGGACCTTCTGGCGGGTTGGGTGCGGGCGCCGCGCGGCCCCGAACGGGCCTTCCTGCCGCCCGAGGCCGCCGCCCTGCCGGAAACCGGCCGCCTGACCGGCAGTGCCGCCGACACCGCCAGCGTCGAGGCCGTGGTTGCCGCCCGCGCCGACATGATCCTGGACTACGGGTCCGTCACGCCGTCCTACGCGGCACTGGCCGATCGCCTGCAAGCGCAGACCGGCATTCCGTCGCTGCTGCTGGACGGAACGCTGGCGAAGATCCCGGACACCTTCCGCCTGCTGGGCGAGATCCTGGGCCGCGAGGCCGCCGCCGCACCCCTGGCCGCCGCCGCCGCCCATCGGCTGAACGACGCGCGCGAGGCTGCGGCAGAACTGGCCGCGCGGGGCCGCCCGAGGGTCTACTACGCTCGCGGACCCCAGGGGCTGGAAACCGGGGTCGCGGGTTCGATCAACACTGAGATCATCGAGTTCTGCGGTGCGGAGAACGTCGCTGCCACGCAGGCGGGCCGCGGTGGGCTGGCCCAGGTCTCGGCCGAACAGGTGGTGCTGTGGGATCCGGACTGGATCATCACGCCGGAGGCGGGACTGGCCGCCGCGATGCCAGGTCACCCCTTGTGGGGCACGTTGCGCGCCGTGCGGGCGGGGCATGTCGCGGTCGCGCCCGTGTTACCCTATGGCTGGGTCGACAGCCCGCCTTCGGTCAATCGCCTGCTGGGGCTGGCTTGGTTGCCGGTGCTGTTCGGCATCCGCCCGAGGGACCGGTTGGCCGACCAGATCGGCGCGCTGTCCGACATGCTTTATCACCGGCGGCCGGACGAGGCGCAGCTTGCGGCCATGCTGCGCAGCGCGGTGCCCTGA
- a CDS encoding TOBE domain-containing protein → MKLSARNVLSGTVSEVTKGQTTARVKITLPGGSVITASITNEAVDALELKVGDEASAIVKASDVIVGKA, encoded by the coding sequence ATGAAGCTGTCCGCTCGCAATGTGCTGTCCGGCACTGTCAGCGAAGTCACCAAGGGGCAGACGACCGCCCGCGTGAAGATCACCCTGCCCGGCGGGTCGGTGATCACGGCTTCCATCACCAACGAAGCCGTCGATGCACTGGAGCTCAAAGTCGGCGACGAGGCTTCGGCGATCGTCAAGGCGTCTGACGTCATCGTCGGCAAGGCCTGA
- a CDS encoding molybdate ABC transporter substrate-binding protein, giving the protein MAKVAPIRLLSAGSLSTAAHDLMAAFNAGGGAVVEAAFGPAGLLRERIEGGESADLFASASLQHVRALAEAGRSAPPVIFARNTLCALVRPGLAATSDSLLGHMLDPAIRLGTSTPGAGPSGDYAWELFARAEAIRPGARAMLEAKALKLVGGRDTVPAPAGRHYVGWHMAEGRADIFLSYRTSAAAVLRECPGTQVVDLPPALAVGADYALALLSDHPGAVRLFCFILSPEGQDILVRHGFVAVTEARSVRRG; this is encoded by the coding sequence GTGGCGAAGGTCGCTCCTATCCGGTTGCTGTCTGCCGGCAGTCTGTCCACCGCGGCCCATGACCTGATGGCGGCTTTCAATGCCGGTGGCGGCGCCGTCGTCGAGGCCGCCTTCGGACCAGCCGGGCTGCTGCGCGAGCGCATCGAGGGCGGCGAGTCCGCCGACCTCTTCGCTTCCGCCAGCTTGCAACATGTGCGGGCGCTGGCGGAGGCTGGACGATCGGCACCGCCTGTCATCTTCGCGCGCAACACCCTCTGCGCCCTGGTTCGTCCAGGGTTGGCGGCGACGTCGGACAGCCTGCTCGGCCACATGCTGGACCCCGCCATCCGGCTCGGCACCTCGACCCCCGGGGCGGGTCCTTCCGGGGACTATGCCTGGGAGCTCTTCGCGCGTGCCGAGGCCATCCGCCCCGGTGCGCGCGCGATGCTCGAGGCCAAGGCGTTGAAGCTGGTCGGCGGGCGGGACACGGTGCCCGCTCCGGCAGGACGCCACTACGTCGGCTGGCACATGGCGGAAGGCCGTGCCGACATCTTCCTGAGCTATCGCACCTCTGCCGCAGCGGTTCTGCGGGAATGCCCGGGCACCCAGGTGGTGGACCTGCCGCCTGCCCTGGCAGTGGGTGCCGACTACGCCCTGGCTTTGCTTTCGGACCATCCCGGGGCAGTGCGGCTGTTCTGCTTCATCCTTTCGCCGGAAGGCCAGGACATCCTGGTCCGGCACGGGTTCGTCGCCGTTACGGAAGCCAGGAGCGTGCGGCGCGGATGA
- the modA gene encoding molybdate ABC transporter substrate-binding protein gives MYRRHLAALTLCAALLAALGPARAQDAQGPVVFAAASLTDAMKALGEAWRAKGHPVPRFSFAASSALARQMEQGAPADIFASADEPWMDYVEQRDLIVNDTRISPLSNSLVLIAPADSRQPPVTLGRGTDLLALAGADRRIATGDPSNVPVGKYAQAALTWMGQWDRVSPRLARADNVRSALLLVERGEAPLGIVYATDAAASRGVKVIGTFPAEGHPAVTYPFALARRAADNREARAFFAFATGNEAAETYRRFGFGLRAQ, from the coding sequence ATGTATCGCCGCCATCTCGCCGCCCTGACCCTTTGTGCAGCCCTTCTGGCGGCTCTTGGCCCGGCCCGGGCGCAGGATGCGCAGGGGCCTGTGGTCTTCGCCGCCGCCAGCCTGACTGACGCCATGAAGGCCTTGGGCGAGGCATGGCGCGCCAAGGGCCACCCGGTGCCGCGTTTCTCCTTCGCCGCGTCCTCCGCCCTGGCTCGCCAGATGGAGCAGGGCGCGCCCGCCGACATCTTCGCTTCTGCCGACGAGCCCTGGATGGACTACGTCGAGCAGCGCGACCTGATCGTCAACGACACCCGGATCAGCCCTTTGAGCAACAGCCTCGTGCTGATCGCACCCGCCGATTCCCGTCAGCCGCCAGTGACCCTGGGACGCGGCACCGATTTGCTGGCTCTCGCCGGCGCCGACAGGCGTATTGCCACCGGGGATCCGTCCAACGTGCCGGTCGGCAAGTACGCGCAGGCGGCGCTGACCTGGATGGGGCAGTGGGACCGCGTCTCACCCCGTCTGGCGCGGGCCGATAATGTCCGCTCTGCTCTCCTGCTCGTGGAGCGGGGCGAGGCGCCGCTCGGCATCGTTTATGCCACCGATGCGGCGGCGTCCCGTGGCGTCAAGGTGATCGGCACCTTCCCGGCCGAGGGCCATCCCGCAGTGACCTATCCCTTTGCCCTGGCCCGCCGCGCGGCGGACAACAGGGAAGCCCGCGCGTTCTTCGCTTTTGCCACCGGCAACGAGGCGGCGGAAACCTACCGCCGCTTCGGCTTTGGCCTGCGCGCGCAGTAG
- a CDS encoding AraC family transcriptional regulator, which yields MKAASTTPNRPERVSFKRPLGHRGLETLAAHYVRQTFRPHSHPEYLVGVITGGMHSVWCRGEQLHVPPGTVMSMRPGDIHHGNAAVEAGWVQRMFYVAEDTMAEILGDRRDTSVAPLPDFASSSRHDWNLARRLERIHDAVHGSKLMLERDAALVAFADVVARLAGGTSDDGPRAVTTDHRARRLIDYLHAQVAKDVSLDELSSLVGLRRRQTVDLFKRATGLPPHAFHINLKVRLVQDCLLKGQSLAAAAIEAGFADQSHMTRHFTAITGVTPATYARPEQARTFVL from the coding sequence ATGAAGGCGGCGTCGACCACCCCGAACCGGCCTGAGCGCGTCTCCTTCAAACGGCCACTCGGGCACCGCGGGCTCGAAACCCTGGCCGCCCATTACGTGCGCCAGACCTTCAGGCCGCATTCCCATCCGGAATACCTTGTCGGCGTGATCACCGGCGGCATGCATTCGGTCTGGTGCCGCGGCGAACAGCTGCATGTCCCGCCCGGGACCGTCATGTCGATGCGCCCTGGCGACATCCACCACGGGAATGCGGCTGTCGAGGCCGGGTGGGTCCAGCGGATGTTCTACGTCGCCGAGGACACGATGGCCGAGATCCTGGGTGATCGCCGCGACACCTCTGTCGCCCCCCTCCCCGACTTCGCTTCCTCCAGTCGGCATGACTGGAACCTTGCCCGGAGGCTGGAGCGCATTCACGACGCGGTGCATGGCTCAAAGCTGATGTTGGAGCGCGATGCGGCGCTGGTCGCCTTCGCGGATGTGGTAGCGCGCCTGGCTGGCGGAACATCCGACGACGGGCCGCGAGCGGTGACGACCGACCACCGCGCCCGCAGGCTCATCGACTACCTGCACGCCCAAGTCGCGAAGGATGTCAGCCTGGACGAGCTCTCGTCGCTGGTGGGTCTACGCCGCCGTCAGACGGTCGACCTTTTCAAGCGCGCGACGGGACTGCCGCCCCACGCCTTCCACATCAACCTGAAGGTCCGTCTGGTCCAGGATTGTCTGCTAAAGGGACAATCGCTGGCCGCTGCCGCGATCGAGGCTGGCTTCGCCGATCAGAGCCACATGACCCGCCACTTCACGGCGATCACCGGCGTGACCCCGGCCACCTATGCCAGGCCGGAGCAGGCCCGCACTTTCGTTCTATAG